In a single window of the Agrobacterium fabrum str. C58 genome:
- the rnhA gene encoding ribonuclease HI produces MKHVDIFTDGACSGNPGPGGWGAVLRYGETEKELSGGEADTTNNRMELLAAISALNALKSPCEVDLYTDSAYVKDGITKWIFGWKKKGWKTADNKPVKNVELWQALEAAQERHKVTLHWVKGHAGHPENERADELARKGMEPFKRR; encoded by the coding sequence ATGAAACACGTCGATATTTTCACCGATGGCGCCTGCTCCGGCAATCCCGGGCCGGGCGGCTGGGGTGCGGTGCTGCGTTATGGCGAGACCGAAAAGGAACTCTCCGGCGGCGAAGCCGACACCACCAACAACCGCATGGAATTGCTGGCGGCGATCTCGGCGCTCAACGCGCTGAAGAGCCCTTGCGAGGTCGATCTTTATACCGACAGCGCCTATGTGAAGGACGGCATCACCAAGTGGATTTTCGGCTGGAAAAAGAAGGGCTGGAAAACCGCCGATAACAAGCCGGTCAAGAATGTCGAGCTTTGGCAGGCGCTGGAGGCGGCGCAGGAGCGCCACAAGGTCACCCTGCATTGGGTGAAGGGCCATGCCGGCCACCCGGAAAACGAGCGTGCCGATGAGCTGGCGCGCAAGGGCATGGAGCCTTTCAAACGCCGGTAA
- a CDS encoding DUF983 domain-containing protein, with the protein MSEPSNGNFAPVDPIKVGLKGCCPRCGNGRLFDGFLTPKPACSACGLDYGFADAGDGPAVFVMLIVGFLVVGMALWVDQRFAPPVWAHVMLWLPFTVIVSLVLLRKLKGIMIALQYRNNASEGRLDRE; encoded by the coding sequence ATGTCTGAACCATCAAACGGCAATTTCGCGCCTGTCGATCCTATCAAGGTAGGCTTGAAAGGCTGCTGCCCCCGTTGCGGCAATGGCCGGCTGTTCGATGGTTTTTTGACACCGAAACCCGCCTGTAGCGCCTGCGGACTGGATTACGGCTTTGCCGATGCGGGGGATGGCCCGGCCGTTTTTGTCATGCTGATCGTCGGTTTTCTGGTCGTTGGGATGGCGCTTTGGGTCGATCAGCGTTTTGCCCCGCCCGTCTGGGCGCATGTCATGCTCTGGTTGCCGTTTACGGTGATTGTCTCTCTCGTGCTGCTGCGCAAGCTGAAAGGGATCATGATTGCGCTGCAATACCGCAACAATGCAAGCGAAGGCAGGCTTGATCGTGAATGA
- a CDS encoding autotransporter domain-containing protein: MIGALALNAPVPRRPAAQSSRLMTGWLSPKPLTFLFTVPMLLGLNCVATAGDIPGFPYVRWLEGAGTNFVNGISGDGSVAVGYSISSNGPRPFRWEAATGTLRYIDGGIEANGGRPEKTNVDGSVIVGTSSSDQAFRWTARTGMRTLGTLQGIGKSSATGVSGDGSIIIGVSENADVQRAFRWSAATGVMTAIDMPADVTSSVANDVSLDGRVVVGEYFTAANVHAFRWTATDGAVDIGTLPGSYGARALATNTDGTIVAGVSRFVVQVPIEVLEDRAGKFDGTDIKDGPVNPDVKMFIDEWHAFRWNAATGSMQPLEVIPNGSGSIPYAMSADGSVIVGNWQSASGQRGFRWTEPGGMLSVEDWLRNNGVPIASDFTSTATDVSADGNIVVGRTRNNTSYIARIVLAVSATADPRTNLDNVDTVTPADPRSSGRQPRGIDPTNRAVTSTTPSASSGTTSSSPSSTSSASASPSGSSNTSTSPATTTSGAASTPTASSVSSPGSAAKTGHSILPARSGIIDLDQYAGTIAARPNAGVGLNIANIVLDGAHGMPMRSLLEPGRQSFSIVSDVGHNDGRDAAGAFGIADIGYGFGLDGGATARIAFGGLYDQRDINTGGDFIHSGFYIAPEISLPLTDGLYATIGGYYAPGRMSIERGYLNGGTMDYSRGETDLNVWAAKLRFDWLDALTIGEWNLTPYAGVTYAKAEMGAYAETGGAFPAGFDASGEQSTIIRAGLDGVTNFSDSIRFLARAEAAYRLEKKTATTTGTIDDLMGFSFAGQDIDRFWLRGGLGAEFDIAGGTASLNVNVTTEGNDPGLWVRAGWKITF, from the coding sequence TTGATCGGAGCCTTAGCGCTGAACGCCCCGGTGCCGCGCCGCCCTGCGGCTCAGTCGTCGCGCCTGATGACGGGCTGGCTATCCCCGAAACCTCTGACATTTCTCTTCACCGTTCCAATGTTACTCGGACTGAACTGTGTCGCCACAGCAGGTGACATTCCGGGCTTCCCCTACGTTCGCTGGCTCGAAGGAGCAGGAACGAATTTCGTCAACGGCATCAGCGGAGACGGGTCTGTCGCGGTCGGATATTCGATTTCCAGCAATGGCCCGCGACCTTTTCGCTGGGAGGCGGCGACGGGAACGCTGCGCTATATAGATGGTGGGATTGAAGCAAATGGTGGCCGCCCCGAGAAGACAAATGTGGACGGCTCCGTGATCGTGGGCACCTCCAGTAGCGACCAGGCGTTCCGCTGGACCGCGAGAACCGGAATGAGGACACTTGGCACCCTACAGGGGATCGGCAAATCCTCCGCCACGGGCGTGAGTGGCGATGGGTCGATCATCATTGGTGTATCCGAAAATGCTGATGTGCAGCGAGCATTTCGCTGGTCAGCGGCCACCGGTGTCATGACAGCGATTGACATGCCCGCGGATGTAACCTCTTCCGTTGCCAATGACGTCAGCCTCGATGGAAGAGTTGTTGTCGGGGAATACTTTACCGCGGCGAACGTGCACGCCTTTCGTTGGACCGCAACAGATGGTGCTGTCGATATCGGAACACTTCCCGGTTCGTACGGTGCGCGTGCGTTAGCGACCAATACGGACGGCACGATTGTCGCGGGGGTCTCCAGATTCGTCGTGCAAGTGCCGATCGAAGTGTTGGAGGACAGGGCGGGAAAGTTCGACGGAACTGACATCAAAGACGGTCCCGTCAACCCCGACGTCAAAATGTTCATTGATGAATGGCATGCCTTCCGATGGAACGCTGCCACTGGATCAATGCAGCCGCTTGAGGTAATTCCGAACGGAAGTGGCTCTATACCCTATGCCATGAGCGCGGACGGTTCGGTCATTGTCGGGAATTGGCAATCCGCCAGCGGTCAGCGCGGCTTCCGCTGGACCGAACCTGGCGGAATGCTGTCCGTTGAGGACTGGTTGCGGAACAATGGTGTCCCTATCGCCAGCGACTTCACAAGTACCGCTACGGACGTAAGCGCCGATGGCAACATCGTTGTGGGCCGAACAAGAAATAACACATCTTACATCGCCCGAATCGTGCTTGCTGTCTCCGCCACAGCGGACCCGCGCACCAATCTTGACAATGTGGATACGGTGACACCTGCAGATCCCCGAAGTAGCGGAAGACAACCGCGAGGAATCGATCCCACCAATAGAGCGGTAACCTCAACTACTCCTTCGGCATCGTCCGGCACCACCTCCTCCTCTCCATCATCTACCTCATCTGCATCCGCCTCGCCCTCCGGCTCTTCCAATACTTCCACATCGCCCGCAACCACGACATCTGGCGCAGCGTCGACACCTACTGCATCTTCTGTTTCCTCACCCGGTTCCGCCGCCAAAACTGGCCATTCCATCCTTCCTGCGCGTTCGGGCATCATCGATCTGGATCAATATGCGGGGACGATTGCAGCAAGGCCGAATGCGGGTGTCGGCCTCAACATTGCCAATATCGTTCTCGACGGCGCGCATGGCATGCCGATGCGCAGCCTGCTGGAGCCGGGCCGTCAATCTTTTTCCATCGTCAGCGATGTTGGTCACAATGACGGCCGCGATGCGGCTGGCGCTTTTGGTATTGCCGATATCGGTTATGGTTTCGGGCTCGACGGTGGCGCGACGGCGCGCATCGCCTTTGGCGGCCTTTACGACCAACGCGATATCAATACCGGCGGAGACTTCATCCACAGCGGCTTCTACATCGCTCCCGAGATCAGCCTGCCGCTCACTGATGGCCTTTATGCCACCATTGGCGGTTATTATGCACCCGGCAGAATGTCGATCGAGCGGGGTTACCTCAATGGCGGCACGATGGATTATTCGCGCGGCGAGACCGATCTCAATGTCTGGGCAGCGAAACTGCGCTTTGACTGGCTGGATGCGCTCACAATCGGCGAATGGAACCTGACACCCTATGCCGGCGTGACCTATGCAAAAGCCGAGATGGGCGCTTATGCGGAAACCGGCGGGGCGTTTCCGGCCGGTTTCGATGCGAGCGGCGAGCAATCCACCATCATTCGCGCGGGTCTCGACGGCGTCACCAATTTCAGCGACTCGATCCGCTTTCTGGCAAGGGCCGAGGCGGCCTACCGGCTGGAAAAGAAAACAGCAACAACTACGGGCACCATTGATGACTTGATGGGGTTTTCCTTCGCCGGGCAGGATATAGACCGCTTCTGGCTGCGCGGTGGCCTCGGCGCGGAATTCGATATAGCGGGCGGGACGGCATCACTGAACGTCAACGTCACCACCGAGGGCAACGATCCCGGCCTATGGGTTCGGGCCGGCTGGAAGATCACTTTCTGA
- a CDS encoding Dabb family protein — MILHCVFLRFKAATASSEKHAVFEAIAALKDEIPGIVDVKYGQNISPEGLNGGFVDGFIVTLESPEARDGYLAHPQHVEVGERLVSLTDGGLAGLLVFDMNV, encoded by the coding sequence ATGATCCTGCATTGTGTATTTCTAAGGTTCAAGGCTGCGACGGCATCCTCTGAAAAACACGCTGTTTTCGAGGCGATTGCGGCCCTGAAGGACGAGATACCGGGGATCGTCGATGTTAAATACGGCCAGAACATCTCGCCCGAAGGCCTGAATGGCGGTTTTGTCGATGGCTTCATCGTCACGCTGGAAAGCCCCGAAGCCCGCGATGGCTATCTCGCCCATCCCCAGCATGTGGAAGTGGGGGAACGGTTGGTGTCGCTGACCGATGGCGGCCTCGCCGGGCTTCTGGTGTTCGACATGAATGTGTAA
- a CDS encoding homoserine kinase — translation MAVYTDITEDELRNFLTQYDVGSLTSYKGIAEGVENSNFLLHTTKDPLILTLYEKRVEKNDLPFFLGLMQHLAAKGLSCPLPLPRKDGELLGELSGRPAALISFLEGMWLRKPEAKHCREVGKALAAMHLASEGFEIKRPNALSVDGWKVLWDKSEERADEVEKGLREEIRPEIDYLAAHWPKDLPAGVIHADLFQDNVFFLGDELSGLIDFYFACNDLLAYDVSICLNAWCFEKDGAYNVTKGKALLEGYQSVRPLSEAELEALPLLSRGSALRFFLTRLYDWLTTPAGALVVKKDPLEYLRKLRFHRTIANVAEYGLAGE, via the coding sequence TTGGCAGTTTATACTGATATTACCGAAGACGAACTGAGGAATTTCCTCACGCAATATGACGTCGGCAGCCTCACCTCCTACAAGGGCATTGCCGAGGGTGTCGAAAACTCCAATTTCCTGCTGCACACCACCAAAGATCCGCTGATCCTCACGCTTTATGAAAAGCGCGTGGAGAAAAACGATCTGCCCTTCTTCCTCGGCCTCATGCAGCATCTGGCCGCTAAGGGTCTGTCCTGCCCCTTGCCCCTGCCGCGCAAGGATGGCGAATTGCTGGGCGAATTGTCGGGCCGGCCGGCAGCGCTCATTTCCTTCCTCGAAGGCATGTGGCTGAGAAAACCGGAAGCGAAACATTGCCGGGAAGTCGGCAAGGCGCTGGCCGCCATGCATCTGGCGAGCGAAGGGTTCGAGATCAAGCGGCCCAATGCGCTCTCGGTCGATGGCTGGAAAGTGCTGTGGGACAAATCCGAAGAGCGTGCCGATGAGGTGGAGAAGGGGTTGAGGGAAGAGATTCGCCCGGAGATCGATTATCTTGCCGCCCATTGGCCGAAAGATTTGCCGGCAGGCGTCATCCATGCGGATCTGTTTCAGGACAATGTCTTCTTCCTCGGAGACGAGCTTTCCGGCCTGATCGATTTTTATTTCGCCTGTAACGACCTGCTCGCTTATGACGTGTCGATCTGCCTGAACGCCTGGTGCTTCGAAAAGGATGGCGCTTACAACGTCACCAAGGGCAAGGCGCTGCTGGAAGGTTATCAGTCGGTTCGACCGCTGAGCGAAGCGGAGCTGGAAGCGCTGCCGCTGCTGTCACGCGGTTCGGCGTTACGTTTCTTCCTGACCCGGCTTTACGACTGGCTGACGACGCCGGCCGGCGCGCTGGTGGTGAAGAAGGATCCGCTGGAATATCTGCGCAAGCTGCGCTTCCACCGCACGATCGCCAATGTCGCCGAATATGGGCTGGCGGGCGAATGA
- a CDS encoding SURF1 family protein, producing MKAAQRRVWFAAPLVLLALAILLGLGTWQVKRLYWKEALMADIEERRNASPATLSDIEAIVKSGGEIEYRKVRLSGTFDHTRERHFFATHQGQTGYYIYTPLTLADGRILFVNRGFVPFEMKEAAKRPDGQVSGEVTITGLARAPLVAKPSSLLPDNDIAKNIFYWKDLAAMASSAEVPPERLVKLFVDADNAPNPGGWPQGGVTLIDLPNNHLQYAITWYGLAAALVIVAGFAYFRNGKAQGE from the coding sequence ATGAAGGCGGCGCAACGGCGGGTCTGGTTCGCCGCGCCGCTGGTGCTGCTGGCGCTTGCCATTCTTCTCGGGCTCGGCACCTGGCAGGTGAAACGGCTCTACTGGAAAGAGGCCCTAATGGCCGATATCGAGGAAAGGCGCAACGCAAGTCCCGCCACGCTCTCCGATATCGAGGCCATCGTAAAAAGCGGCGGCGAGATAGAATACCGTAAGGTCAGGCTATCAGGCACTTTCGATCACACGCGCGAGCGGCATTTCTTCGCCACCCATCAGGGCCAGACCGGTTATTATATCTATACGCCGCTGACACTCGCCGATGGCCGCATTCTTTTCGTCAATCGTGGCTTCGTGCCCTTCGAGATGAAGGAAGCGGCCAAACGGCCCGATGGCCAGGTGAGCGGCGAGGTGACGATAACGGGGTTGGCGCGCGCGCCGCTGGTTGCAAAACCATCCTCGCTGTTGCCGGACAACGATATCGCCAAGAATATCTTCTACTGGAAGGATCTGGCGGCGATGGCGTCCAGCGCCGAGGTGCCGCCCGAGCGGCTGGTCAAACTCTTTGTGGATGCCGACAATGCGCCCAATCCCGGCGGCTGGCCGCAGGGCGGTGTGACGCTGATAGATTTGCCCAACAATCACCTGCAATATGCGATAACGTGGTATGGTCTGGCGGCGGCCCTTGTCATCGTCGCCGGTTTTGCCTATTTCCGGAACGGTAAGGCGCAGGGTGAATGA
- the ispH gene encoding 4-hydroxy-3-methylbut-2-enyl diphosphate reductase, giving the protein MNIAVSKPPLTIRLCGPRGFCAGVDRAIQIVVLALKAYGAPVYVRHEIVHNRYVVEGLEAKGAIFVEELHEIPAEHREQPVVFSAHGVPKSVPEDAQARNLFYLDATCPLVSKVHKQAMRHQRLGRHVVLIGHAGHPEVIGTMGQLPEGTVSLVETVEDAGVYEPVDRENLGFVTQTTLSVDDTAGVIARLQERFPAIQAPAADSICYATTNRQDAVKQAAPGCDLFIVVGAPNSSNSKRLVEVALRAGAKHSVLVQRASEIDWNEIGDIRTVGLSAGASAPEVIVDEIIEAFKARFDTTLDLAVTVEETEHFLVNRELRSIELTTDDMAFVNGNASNALPPKATAGI; this is encoded by the coding sequence ATGAACATCGCCGTTTCCAAACCCCCTTTGACGATAAGGCTGTGCGGACCGCGCGGCTTTTGCGCGGGCGTGGATAGGGCGATTCAGATCGTCGTGCTGGCGCTGAAAGCCTATGGCGCACCGGTCTATGTTCGCCACGAAATCGTGCATAATCGTTACGTTGTTGAAGGCCTGGAAGCCAAGGGCGCGATTTTCGTCGAGGAACTGCATGAGATTCCTGCCGAGCATCGCGAGCAGCCGGTGGTCTTTTCCGCCCACGGTGTGCCGAAATCCGTGCCTGAAGACGCGCAGGCACGTAACCTGTTTTATCTCGACGCGACTTGCCCGCTGGTCTCCAAGGTCCATAAGCAGGCTATGCGCCACCAGCGCCTCGGCCGTCATGTGGTGCTGATCGGCCATGCCGGTCACCCCGAAGTCATTGGCACGATGGGCCAACTGCCCGAAGGTACGGTCTCGCTGGTCGAGACGGTGGAAGATGCGGGTGTTTACGAACCGGTCGACCGTGAAAACCTCGGTTTCGTCACGCAGACGACACTGTCGGTCGATGATACCGCCGGCGTCATCGCCAGGCTTCAGGAACGGTTTCCCGCCATTCAGGCGCCTGCCGCCGACAGCATCTGTTACGCAACCACCAACCGTCAGGATGCGGTGAAGCAGGCAGCCCCCGGCTGCGATCTCTTCATCGTCGTTGGCGCCCCCAATTCCTCCAATTCAAAGCGGCTGGTGGAAGTGGCGCTGCGCGCCGGCGCCAAACACTCGGTGCTGGTGCAGCGGGCGTCGGAAATCGACTGGAATGAGATCGGCGACATCCGCACGGTCGGCCTTTCGGCCGGTGCTTCCGCGCCGGAGGTCATCGTTGATGAGATCATCGAGGCCTTCAAGGCACGTTTCGATACCACGCTCGATCTCGCCGTGACGGTTGAGGAAACGGAACATTTCCTCGTCAACCGCGAGCTGCGCAGCATCGAGTTGACGACGGATGACATGGCCTTCGTTAATGGCAATGCCAGCAACGCGCTGCCGCCAAAAGCCACCGCCGGTATCTGA